The genomic region CAAATGTTTAAGAGCCACACACTGTGGCCCTGACAATTGCGGGAAAACTTGGGCACTAAAGAACAGTAAAGTAAAGAACTAACAGCAACCCCATAAAGTATAACCATAATTAAACAGACCCTACGATGCAGATTGCTGTATGTCACCCCACTTCCTAGAGTATCCCTCTCCCCGAAAAGCTCCTTTCAAAAAATGTACTTTGTAGCATGCCCCAAAGGTCAACAGACTTTGGCTGTTTCAGAGGAAAATGTGGGAGGTTGGCTTCCCCTGACTAAGAATGCTCTAGATGGTTCAAGTAGGCCCAGGCTGGACAAAATTGAGTTTGTCATGTTGAGACACTTACCACTTGGAAGGATGTTGCAGCAGTTAGGGAGCTAGCCTAGGATTAAGAAAACCCAATTCTGTTCCctgttttgccacagacttcctgggtgattTATGACAAGTCAATTAAGtcaagatcctcaaaggtattcagagcctaaatacctttgaggatctaggcctttCTCTCTCAGTTTCTTGTCTGTCAAATGGAGATAATAGTACtttcctatctcacaggggtATGTCAGGATAAAAACATCAAAGATTATGAAGTCCTCATATCCTGCAGTAATGGGGGCCATGGAAACAAGAAAAATCCACTCTGAATGGAGTCTTCCTCTGAGTTTTCCAGGTTAGTAACATTAGTTGAACCTTGTGTCTGAAATGCTGACTGGAATAGGTATTAGGATCTGCAGCAAAATGGACAGCTCCCAAGGTACAATTTTTCTTGTATTGTCCTGTTGACATAACAGTGCACTGTTTTGAATGATCATGTCCTAGTTCTTGAGTACTTGCCCTCCCCTATGCTACATGTCAACACGGACAGCTATTTTTGGATCAATCTATAGTTAAGGGAAAGAGACATTAAATGCCTTAGTATCTGAGTCAATTTTATTTCCCAAATCAGAGTTTAGTCAGGTAGCATGTAACTTATACAATATACATTATGTATATttcaagggttttttgtttttgatattccccccccccagagatATTGTGTATTGTGATTATATATGGCTCCAAATGGCAATCATTTAGTGGCTTGTGCTTATTATAATAAGCTAAGAGAGTTTTTGTCATTTAATTAGCTGTTATTTCATTCccctaaccaggggcggctctagacatttcgccgccccaagcacggcggcatgccgcggggggtgctctgccggtcgccggtcccacggctccggtggacctcccacaggcgtgccagcagaccctccgcaggcatgccaccgaaggctgcctgcctgccgccctcccggcgaccggcagagcgccccccgcggcatgccgcccaaggcacgcacttggcgtgctgaggcctggagccgcccctgcccctgacaGAACAACGTCCCGCTAACTTCAAGCAATGAAAATTCCATGCTGGAGCTTTCTGTGGTCATTATAATgtttaaggggtgggggcaggtgtgtatgtgtgtgtaactcCTGCTGCTGTTACAAGTGCACGTCTTTAAAAACATCCCAAACCATCAGCTATCATTGTGACAATGAATGGCAGGGTTCTTCCACACTAAGAGAGTGGAGgttgttttaaagaaaacagcACAATCTGTTCAACACTACACAGCCTGACACACAGACAACAACCCCATAGGTAAGATTGTGCTGAGACTTGGACTTGACTCGGGAATAAAATCCTTGTTTTTCACACTTTTGTGGTGGAAATGCGCCTCCAAAACTGACACATTaactcaggggttggcaaccttttagaagtggtgtgccgagtcttcatttattcactctaatttaaggttacgcgtgccagtaatacattttaacgtttttaaaaggtctctttctataagtctataatatataactaagctattgttgtatgtaaagtaaataaggtttttaaaatgtttaagaagcttcatttaaaattaaattaaaatgcagagccctcccagaccggtggccaggacccaggcagtgtgagtgccactgaaaatcagctcatgcgccgcctttggcacgtgtgccataggttgcctacccctgcattaacTCTTCCTAGGACAACTGAATGTTCtattagttttttgtttgtttgtttctgggaGCCAGGCAgtgcctccctttcccccccaacaACAGGGCCTTGGGGGAGAACTCTCAAGAGGTGCCAGCCAGTCCCTAGCCGGTAGCTACAGAAGCGGGACCTTTTTCACCTTCAGTCAAAACTGTGGAGTGTTCTCTTTCTCTGCCTATGCTGACTGGCTATTTGCTCCAaccttccctttctcctccctccagTCTCTTCATCTCAGCTTCACTCCGCACATGCCCTACTTACTGTCTTCTCCTCTGCCCTGTCCACCTcacctccttcccttcccttctctttccatttagctgatcccctcctaaCTAATCCCACCCCCAATATTgactcattgtttccttgtactcacCCATCCATCTGTACCCATTGGTTGTCTTTTGTcttatacttaaattgtaagctccttggggcagagattgTTCTGAGTTTGTTCAGCTCCTAATACAACAGGGCTCtaagtccatgactggggctcctaggtgctatgggaatacaaattattaattattattatacatTGTCCTTGgcaaaggaaacatttaaaaatactccatttttttaattgaattcttAGCATCTCCCCCTTTTTCAGCTCCCCCTAGCTAAGGAACCACAGTCTCCATAAACTCTGTATGGCACACACACATACGGTCTGATGACTTCTcccagacaggtttcagagtagcagccgtgttagtctgtatccgcaaaaagaacaggagtacttgtggcaccttaaagactaacaaatttattttagcatgagctttcgtgagctgcagctcacttcttcggatgcatagaatggaacacacagacagaggatatttatacatacatattcatgttctctgtatgtataaatatccccgtctgtgtgttccattctatgcatccgaagaagtgagctgcagctcacgaaagctcatgctaaaataaatttgttagtctttaaggtgccacaagtactcctgttctttctcccAGACAGGCTGCTTTGGACATTTCCACACATCACTTAACATAACTTGGCATATCCTTTACTAGTTCTGCTAAGAATAGCAAGCAGAATTGTCAAGTCTTATCAGCTACATTGTTGGTCTTACAAGTGGTGCCTTGCACAGAACTGGGGAGCCAGGGAGGCAGtcatggggctggggagcagaagGCCATGATGGGGGATTCAGTGCCTGGGCAGAACACAGATATGTGTGGAGGAAGAATGGTCCTGGAGGGAGGAGCAGTGGATGGGCTTGAGGCCTGGAGGTTCAGCAGGGCACAACTCCTCTCCATTCCTCTTTGGCCACCCATGCCCACATCTCCCTCATGCTCTCCCCATAAAAATCTGccacatccccacccacccccatgccTCCCAGAATGGATGCTTGCCCTGCTAGGCTAATCCTCTACAGCTCCCTGCTCGAGACATGTTACCACTATGACCCCCCAAAACATATTGCTCCCAAACTCTCTCAcagaaggaacacaagccaaaacagggagagaacagattaaagaatacTGAGATAAATTAGATGTGTTCAAATCAGTGCGGCCTCATTAGATTCACCCAAGGGTACTTACGGAAGTAGGTGAAGCAGTcgtggaaccattagcaattaccttggagaactcctggaggacaggtgaggCCCCAGAAGACTGTAGAAGGGAAACATAGCACCCATCTTTGAAAAGGtaaacaaagaggacctggggaattatagaccagtcagcctaattttgatacatggaaagatactggaacaaattattaaacaagcgatttatagactcatagactcatagactttaaggttagagggaccattatgatcatctagtctgacctcctgcacaacgcaggccacagaatagaTGATAATAGGCTTATAaagaatagccaacatggatttgtcaagaccaAATCATGCCAAAacaacctaatttctttctttgacagttctagtgggtgggaggcagcagtagatgtgatttagtaaggcttttgacacagtctcacatgaccttcttatGAGCAAATTAGGGAAACATGTCCTAAACAGAATTACTAtaaggtgcacaactggttgaaagatagtAGTCAaacagtagttatcaatggtgtGCTATCTAACTGGGAGGGCATATTTAGTGGGGTTGCACaggagtcagtcctgggtctggtactattgaatattttcattaatgacttgtatATGGAGTAgacagtatgcttataaaatttgcagatgacaccaacctgGGGATAGGGGGggattgctagcactttggaagacaggattagaactcaaaatgaccttgacataTTGGAAAAGTgctctgaattcaacaagatgaaattcaataaaggtaaatgcaaagtacttcacttaggaagaaaaattaaatgcgcagctacaaaatggggaataaccacCAGGtggtgctgctgaaaaggatctagggttatagtggatcacaaaatgAAAATGAGTCAACaaagtgatgcagctgcaaaaaaacctgatatcattctgggctgtattaacaggagtgctgTATGTAAGacctgggaggtaattgtcccactccaCTCAGCAGTGGTGAGGTCTCAGCagtagtactgtgtccaattctgagtgCCACATTTTAGAGATgatatggataaattggagagagtccagaggaaagcaaaagaAATGAGAAAAGGCTTAGAACACTTGACCTATAAGACAAGTGtataaaaactgggcatgtttagtcttgagaaaagaagactgagtggggggGGACCTGATTACAGTCTTCAAATAAGTTAaggattgttataaagaggactgtgatgaATTGTTTTCTATGTCCTCTGAAGGTCagataagaagtaatgggcttaatctgcggCAAGGGATATTTGTTAGgtaataggaaaaactttcaaactCTAAGGTAGTTAAACTCTGAAATAGATTTCCGGGAAAGGTTGAagaatccccgtcattggaggtttttaagaataggttggaaCAACACCCATCAAGGATGGTCTAGTTATACTTCatcctgcttcagtgcagtggactagatgacctctcaagatcctttCTAGCTGTACATTTCTATGTTTTCTATGGTTTAATGTGTTTTTGCCTCAtggcctgccccttgctcccacccccacaccttaCCCCTGTCCTCAACCACATTCAGCTTTTAAACAATATGCCTAAAATACGCTGATATGTATGAGTGCAAAGCACTGGGGCTTTCTatgtttattctgtgtttgttctgtatttgtatggTGCTTAGCAcagcagggtcctggtccatgactagggccctATGGCACTATGGAaatacaagtaataataataattaatattaattattaataaatttGAGCTAAATATTCTTTTTATTCGAAGCTGAGCAAAAATTCTGAGGGAGAgataaggaaataaaacaaacaaactgttttAAATAATACCTTTTATTACATTAATCATATCATTTCCTTATATGTTCAAGACATCCTAGTCTTAACATTTCTGAAAGCAACATACGTATATGCCTACAGTGGCCTTCAACATATATGCCTTCGGCTCGCCAGATGCTAAAAAATGACCAGCTTAGCATGAGCTGTGTTTCTCTCTTTTTCATGAGTTTTGCTGTTGCAGAAGCAGCTAAACTCCAGCAATTTCAGATTTACAATACAAAAGGTTTTACATTCAGAACAGAATTCTTACCACATTGTGATGTATGAGCAGCAATCATATATACAATTATATATACAGATATACTTTTAATCAGGCTCAGAAATTGTAAGCACAATTGCTCATTCCTGAACATGAGTTGCACCTGTATAATTCACACTCATTATAAATGAGTGTACGTTTTCATGTCAAAATCACTGTGTTGTATATGCTTATAGTTGAAAGTGATCTATAATAAGAAAAATAGCATACTGAATTGCCTGTTTTAGCACAAAAATCAAAGGTTTGTTTTAATAGACACTGTTAAAACACTACAAAAGTATAATATAAAAGTATTCATTTTCATGTTTAGTAGATTGCTAATAGAGAAGTAAGTAAAATGACACCGGAATCagtgggcctgattttgatcttcCTTGACTTCAAGTTACTTATGATTTATGCTTGTATAAGTGAGAATGAGGCCCACTATGCCAAAGTTATATTTACGAAATCTGTGAAATTCTGGACTACCATTGCATAGAAGTTAAAATATAAAGTGATATTTTCCAATTTTGCAGGTTAATGGCATAACTAACCAACTGTTCTTTACAATCTTATTTAATATCAGTCAAACTTTGTGCTGTTTCTTGGTGTCAGAAAGAGTTCATTGTCATTTTTCTTTCAAGACTTCTTTACTAGTATTATAAAAGCTAAAATTTTCATGACATTTTTCATTGATCCCAGCCATCGAATGATTTATCCAAATGAGATGGGGGAATTCTTTAGTGTTGAAGTAAGTGCCATTATCATGTTTTAACACAGAGTTTCCTTCTTTGGAAAAAGATGACACCTCTGGACAAGCAATCTGGGACAGGTTCTCTTGACATATTCTTCCCTCCTTATGCATGGGAGCTACAGTCTGTGTGTGAGGATTTGGGGGAGAGAAAGGGACTGACAATAAATGCAGATACAGAACTGTGGGGAAGGCTTTCTTATTGATACAAGTCTGTCTCTTTGGTTACTTATCACCctggcatctgagcaccttcactctcctctttctgccTGAGGATGGTTGGTGGTGTTTAGTTTTtgtggggtttatttttttttggccGTCTCCTGAATTGTCATGCCAATGTGCAGCTGTTTATGCATCCTATGTGGGCGGGACAGGCCTTGTGGAGAGCCAAGGGGCAGGAGACCTGGAGAAGAGCTGGCTTCCTGAAATTATTCTTTCCCTATCTAGCTGCTCCAATGCTACACAGTCATATGCTAGACAGTCTTTTCCTTGATATTGTCCCAGCGGTATTTTTTGGAGGAACGTTCTCTCTTATCAGACTATGTTTGGAGACTTCAAAGTGGCAGTTGCCATTCACAGAGGTTTTTTCAGCTTTACAGCAAGAGTTTGTGATGGGATACTGGGGGGTGGTACAGTTAGACTCCAAAGAAATTTGGCTTACCGTAAGGCAGCCTGCACTTTTGGAGGAATAGTTGTAAATTATTTTGAGAAATGCagattttgtgtttgtttcttgcTTATAAAGAATGATATAGCACTTAGGAAGAAAGGTGCAGCATAGGATTCCATAATTTGATATTAAAATAACAGTGATCTCAACTGCTGGCCGGTATTTACCAAACGTAGTTGTATAGACAGGGATGAATGTAATCCAAGCTATGAAGTAAATGAGCATGCCAAAGGTTATGAATTTAGCTTCATTGTAATTCTCAGGTAATTTCCTGCCTTTAAAGGCAAATATGAAGCAAATAAAGGCCAGAGCAGCTATGTAGCCTAACATGACCCCAAAAGTCACAATAGAACCTTCATTACATTCCAGTATAATAACTCTTCGGATAAAGAAATTTTGCTCAACAAAAGGGCTTCTAAATATTACCCAAAAAGTGCAAATGACAACTTGAATTCCGGTGCAGGTGACCACAATAGGAACAGGTTTGTAGAGACACTTCAGAAAATTCTGTAATTTTGGATCAAAGCTGAAGGCCAGTAAAATTTTCAGTGACTTCATTAAAATACACGAAATGCAGAGTGCAAAGCTAATGCCAAAGAAAGCTTGCCGGGTTTTGCATTTGAATTCCCTTGGCTCACCAATGAAAAAGCCAGTGCTAGCAAAAATGAAGAAGTGGCAGAGGAGAATAACATAACAAACAGTTAAACCACCTGATGCCTTTACGACAGGGGTAGCCAGGTTTCTAGTAAATATTGTACTAATTGCAAAAATCAACACAACTCCAAGGCCAGAGAGGATTATTAGCAAAATAGCAAACCAGTCATTCCAGCTGAGGTATTCGACTGTCTTTTTGTAGCATGTAGTACTGTTCACAGGCGACCAGTGAGTTTTGTTGTTGCACAGAAAGCAGTAATCCATATCTAAAAGGAGAGAAGTGGAGATTACTGAGCAAGCCCAAAGTAGGCCGATTATCAGAGACAGAGGGTTTATTCTGAGCTCTAGAACAGGACAAATGTTGTTTTATCTGGGACCCAAAATAATACCCTTTAAATTAAACCTATTACCTCCTGGATACTTGGAACTATAATTCCTCTAGAAATTCTATTTCTACTGTGTGGGAAACTTCTGAATACCCTACAGTAACTTTCATTTTACAGACACCTTTTCAAAATACAATAGTGAGGAGAGACACTACTCTAGTTTGCCCTTTAAAAGTCTAACTGTATTGTAACTGGGCTACCTTTTGGCACAGCTCTGTTGAACATATCTGTAAAATGCTTTGCAGAGAAATTTTGCAAATGCTTTGGTTTCTATGAACAGCATAAAAAGAGGGTAGTTTACTGCTGGTTGCTATCAGAATGTTCAAAACATATGGTATTGAACAATTTCTTAAGACCAccttttccctttccctcctctaCTCTTCACTCCCcattttttaaagctttattaaaattAGGTACTGGTACTGAAGGCAGTATTGAAGTCCTACGTGCATCTAGGAGATATTATTGTATACTCTAACCTGACACTACTCCCATTATAGACAAAACGTGTTTGGTAACCAAAACTAATACCCACAGTACTTACATTGAAATGGAAGTACTGCAGAACGACTAGGAGGACCCTGTTCTAGTTTTAAGGAGAAGTGATCCAGAGATGcaaacttaggccctgatcctatcATTGGATCCACGTGATTAATCCCCTGTGCCCAAATGATGCCTCGATGAAGTCAATAGACCTCCACTTACATGGATCCAGTTGTAGAATCAGATCCTAAATTTGGGGCTATTTGAATTGGAAGTTTGATTCAGTCCATTAGAGAGGTCAGGGTTAAATAAAGGGTCAGTTTGGATCTGTATCTGAATTTTCTTAAAGTTCAAGGGTGTTTGAATCCAGATTTTGGGTTCAAGCCATTTCTACCTTAAACAGAACCATATATGGTAGCAGGACTGTCTCACAATCCCAGTACAAACCCAGTGAATTGGGGCGTCTAATCACCTTAGCTTTGAaagaactgatttaaaaaaaaatgtaaactgaGTTGTGTGCTGAATACTCCTGCCCTGTGTATTTAGGGCATTGaatgtagaaaaatatatttatctcATTACAAGTTTTTTCCAGATTTCCAAAGCATATACTGTACATGAATAAAACAAATGCTTTATTTGGATCATAATTTATTACCTGTCTGATTAGTATAATGGTCTTCTGGGCAGTTCACACACTCATAGCAGCATGTGTGCGGACTTGCTGAAACCTTCTTCATTTGCCCTGGTCTACAGTTCCTGGAGCACGTTGATTTAACTGTCTGCAGTGTTatggagaaaacaaacaaaacacaaactagGCACAAAATCACTCGGGTCATTCTACGGTTTGATCAAACTCTTTGCTATTAAACAGCATTTTAATACAACCTACAAATGACTCTGTAAACATTGCATTGTAGGGCTCCATGTTTATTGTCTCAATACTTTCTATATGTTTTCATTTTACAAGTAAATATATGGGGGAGTTTGTAACTGATAACTTCGCAAATCCcataagtcatttttgaaaatgggacttgagcTTCTAAATCATTttgatgcttttaaaaatttgaCCCTGAATCTGACCTTTGGGTACTTTCTTTTGCATCATCACCAGTAATATAGGTTTTATATCAGATCAGGTGTTCAATCACAGCTGGGCAATCACATTTTGCCCTCAGTGTCAtctgtgcaactccactgaagatTATAATGTTGCCCAGGTGTAACTGATTGGGGCTGTTTCCCGCACAATCCCAAAAAACAGCAATGGGGTTGGACAACAGTTCTATCGATAAGGCACCAGAAGGAACATAATTTTAGTACACTCTTTTTTAGCTGTGTTGACTCTGCAAGGTTAGTAGAAGCAAAGAGCAACAAAGGcttatttttgtcactaaagAGACCATAAACAAAAAGAATAGATGCTTTGCTAAGAAGTTGACATTTCTACataattactttttaaattagAACGAAACTATCAAGTTCTTCAATAGAAGTCTTAGGACAGACGTAACTTGTAAACTGTCCAATAGGAAAGCATCTATAGGAGGAGCTGGATCTCAGCAATGTTTCAACTGAAATAATTGAGACCACTCGCAGATCGAGGTATTAGTCAGAGTAAACCTGAGTGGCAGAATCCGTCTCTAAAGTAATGGAGCATTTGAACCATGACATCCGGGAGGAGTCTTCACTAATAATACTAAGTACGTGTGAAGTGAATATTAAATACATACCCCCAAGTGCTATATTCTGCAGAAGAAGGGCAAGGGCATGGAACAAACTTCCCAAACCATATTTTGTTCACTAACACTTTCACATTTTACAGTACAAGCACAGTGTGTCCTCTAGATACCTTTAAATTCAGAAACTCCATTTCTTTCTCCTCATCCTTGAAGATAAAGTCATCTTCCTGCAGGTCATATTCTGCTATCTCAGTGATCACCATGTGGCCACTGATTTCCTTCCAGAGAAGTACATCATATCCCATGTTAAGGTCTCCTTTGGCATCAAAATGAACTTCTTTTTCATTGTCACTGAAAGTtacttttttaagttcttcaagCAGCTGTAGCAGTAAAAataagcaaacaaatcaatttccTTTCAGTTTGGTAAAATGGATCTAGTTTATTATTTATATGATTGCATAAAGATAAGATATACTGCTTTTAGGAATATAAAAATCTTAAaatcagaaggaaccattatgatcatctcatatgacctacataacacaggccatagaattacATTAGGCAGGAGGCCAAACAAGACAATCATACAGGTCCCTTTTGGCGTATATACATAAAAAGCAGTTTTCTTATCATTACTTTATATAATCACACAAATGATCATATTATTGCGTGTCCAGCTTGTGACAGTTTGGTACAATGGGGAAAGGAGAAGATCCTGCTGACAAGCAATGGAGAAGGCCTTCAAGAACGATCCTTTTGTACAGAACTTGCCCTGGCTGATGCCAGCCATTATTGTTCAGCTGTATCTGAGGTAGAGATGGACAGAGTTTAGatatggatccagatccaaactctcCCAAAGCTTTGGGATTGTTCAGATCCATATCCAATTCTAACATTTTTCAAATGTGACTCTGATTAAGATGAGTCATCTAATGCCACGGTTACATGATGGGGCTGAGAGGGAATTTTGAAGTTAACAGCCTTTCAAGTCATTACATTTTCTTATACAAACATCTTCTGTTTGAATACAATCAAAGAACCATTCCTTCGAATACAAATGTGTTAGGCCagtttctgctctcagttacactagtgtaactagcgacaaagagtcctgtggcaccttatagactaatagatgtattggagcatgaactttcgtgggtgaaaacccacttcgtcagacacatgtagtggaaatttccagagacaggtataaatatgcaggcaagaatcagtctagagataactttttacagatccagactaacacggctacccctctgatactagtgtAACTATAACTTCATTCATGCTACACTGGCGTAAGTGCAAAGTTTATCTTTAATAGAATTCTGCCTAATTTTCACTAGTGTATATGAGAGGAGCACCAGGCCCTAAGTTACTAAGAGGCTGAGGCCAAAGTTTCAAAAGTAGCCTTTAACTTTGGATGCCTCAGGTTTTTTGATGTCTAACTTCAGACACcttgtgcctgattttcagaggcattgaGTGCCTAGAAATCTAGATGTAATCAGAACtcaatgcctctgaaaatcaggcctttgatGTCTGGGTACCCAGAAACAGAGAAATCCCAAATTAGAGACCACTTTTGAATAATTGTCTCTTTCTGATTTGTCTAGGATCATATGTCAACTGGAACCAGTTAGTTGCAAAGGCTGAATCTCCACTGACCTCGTGGTTTCTCAGTACAGggagatgtgctaaagattccgTTTCAGCCTAAACTTTGAATATACCTGCTCGTGGGCTTAAGCGTGAACCCTAAgggatacattttcaaagcagtgcatATTAGTCAACTCTCGCAACTCCCTGTGTCTTGGACTCTAAACAGGTTAATTCCTATGCCCTATAGGCTTTGGACTATAAATTCAGCTGTGATATTAATGCAATTCCACTGCAGTTAGTAAAGTTGTAGCCACTTATACCAGGTCCTTTGTGTTTAAAAGTTTATGTAAAAAGTTGATGTTTTCTTCAATCTCTATCTTGGTTTGACCTGCCCTGACCTGGGATAACAGGTCACAACAGGTCAGGGTGCTTCAGAGTTTGTTTGCCTTTTAAATGATCTTTGTTTAACTATCCCAGTAAAAGTGTGTAGAAGTGAATAGGCCTGACCAGGTACTTCGGTAAAAGGTCAGGTCAGGTTTATTTGTTTGATTTCTCCTGCTCTTTCcccactccacccacccccaaaaccaGATGGGTATTAGGCAGAATACTTTACCCATCCCAAAGATATCAGGGCCTGCTTTTTCTGTCATTCACTCCAGCGTAAAATCAAGATTAACACATACACATACAAAAGAATGGTTTGCTTCAGTTTGACTTTCAGGTGAAGTTTCATGTCAGATGAAAGACAACTGAACCCAGGCAAGATGGAAGTAATgttgggaggaagtgggaaatgcTTTGAATAACTTCTTCTCTAATAATCCCATCTATCAAGAGCATCCACTGCATATTGTTAAATTGGTATGCAGCCTCTGGGTCTTTAGTACCTGGGAGATGTAGTGGCTGTTAACCTCTTAAAAATAGATTGATTAGATTGTTCTGATTGTATCTAAGATGTCTGACCAATCTCTAGTATACAAACCTTGGTTTAAATTGGCATAGCAGCAGTGAAGGAAGGACTAAACATGTACCCATGTGCCTCAATTCAAGGAACAGGTTTCTGGTGGGAAAGAGTAGGTTACACAGTAACAAGAGGACAGAAGTGCACAGCTAGTGAATATGGGTAACAAAGAAGAACTAGGGAATGAATGGTGTTCATAGAGGAGGAAATGCAGAAGTATCATAAACCTACTTCCCAGGGAGCAAAAGCAACAGGATTCTTGCAGTCTCTGTCTTTGCACTGCTCCCGTACAGCATATGCAATAGCATGGACTGCGAGCATAGTACTTTGGATAAATCCTGGCTCAATGTTGGCCCTCAGAAAATCATCTCTCCAGCTCTGACTGCACATCCCAGCCTCGTAGATCAAATTCTCCTGAGAATAATTTGAAAGGCACTTGTTCAAATCCTGGTCCTCCACATGTGCGCAGGTTGACAAAAGCACACTATATTCTTTTAAGAACATGTTGTTTTCAGTGGGTTGCAAATGCAGGGTTTTCAAGAAGTCATGAAACGTAGACAAGTTTTCACTTTTGTATGCAAATCCCACGACTGTTC from Mauremys mutica isolate MM-2020 ecotype Southern chromosome 3, ASM2049712v1, whole genome shotgun sequence harbors:
- the GPRC6A gene encoding G-protein coupled receptor family C group 6 member A isoform X3, coding for MALVALLIPCFVISFDVTHSCQNDDNFVGASSPGDIVIGGLFAVHGKMLHPEEHPMRPVIQNCAGFEIQVFLQTLAMIHAIEMINNSTLLSGIKLGYEIYDTCAEVTKAMGAALRFLAKFNASKDTVEYKCNYSDYIPRIKAVIGSSYSEIAMAVSRLLNLQLIPLVSHASSAEILSDKIRFPSFLRTVPSDFYQTRAMARLIHRSGWNWIGLIATDDDYGRSALESFGIQAMANNVCIAFKEMLPAYLSDGTINAKVNQALEKIVQETRLLEELKKVTFSDNEKEVHFDAKGDLNMGYDVLLWKEISGHMVITEIAEYDLQEDDFIFKDEEKEMEFLNLKTVKSTCSRNCRPGQMKKVSASPHTCCYECVNCPEDHYTNQTDMDYCFLCNNKTHWSPVNSTTCYKKTVEYLSWNDWFAILLIILSGLGVVLIFAISTIFTRNLATPVVKASGGLTVCYVILLCHFFIFASTGFFIGEPREFKCKTRQAFFGISFALCISCILMKSLKILLAFSFDPKLQNFLKCLYKPVPIVVTCTGIQVVICTFWVIFRSPFVEQNFFIRRVIILECNEGSIVTFGVMLGYIAALAFICFIFAFKGRKLPENYNEAKFITFGMLIYFIAWITFIPVYTTTFGKYRPAVEITVILISNYGILCCTFLPKCYIILYKQETNTKSAFLKIIYNYSSKSAGCLTVSQISLESNCTTPQYPITNSCCKAEKTSVNGNCHFEVSKHSLIRENVPPKNTAGTISRKRLSSI
- the GPRC6A gene encoding G-protein coupled receptor family C group 6 member A isoform X2, with amino-acid sequence MALVALLIPCFVISFDVTHSCQNDDNFVGASSPGDIVIGGLFAVHGKMLHPEEHPMRPVIQNCAGFEIQVFLQTLAMIHAIEMINNSTLLSGIKLGYEIYDTCAEVTKAMGAALRFLAKFNASKDTVEYKCNYSDYIPRIKAVIGSSYSEIAMAVSRLLNLQLIPLVSHASSAEILSDKIRFPSFLRTVPSDFYQTRAMARLIHRSGWNWIGLIATDDDYGRSALESFGIQAMANNVCIAFKEMLPAYLSDGTINAKVNQALEKIVQETRVNVIVVFLRQFHVTKLFRKAIERNIHKIWIASDNWSAAVKITTIPNIKHLGTVVGFAYKSENLSTFHDFLKTLHLQPTENNMFLKEYSVLLSTCAHVEDQDLNKCLSNYSQENLIYEAGMCSQSWRDDFLRANIEPGFIQSTMLAVHAIAYAVREQCKDRDCKNPVAFAPWETVKSTCSRNCRPGQMKKVSASPHTCCYECVNCPEDHYTNQTDMDYCFLCNNKTHWSPVNSTTCYKKTVEYLSWNDWFAILLIILSGLGVVLIFAISTIFTRNLATPVVKASGGLTVCYVILLCHFFIFASTGFFIGEPREFKCKTRQAFFGISFALCISCILMKSLKILLAFSFDPKLQNFLKCLYKPVPIVVTCTGIQVVICTFWVIFRSPFVEQNFFIRRVIILECNEGSIVTFGVMLGYIAALAFICFIFAFKGRKLPENYNEAKFITFGMLIYFIAWITFIPVYTTTFGKYRPAVEITVILISNYGILCCTFLPKCYIILYKQETNTKSAFLKIIYNYSSKSAGCLTVSQISLESNCTTPQYPITNSCCKAEKTSVNGNCHFEVSKHSLIRENVPPKNTAGTISRKRLSSI